The following coding sequences lie in one Arachis hypogaea cultivar Tifrunner chromosome 4, arahy.Tifrunner.gnm2.J5K5, whole genome shotgun sequence genomic window:
- the LOC112796750 gene encoding pentatricopeptide repeat-containing protein At2g01860: MAYAVSFPGVHFVPLGRILCRHDRFILAAHSNRRRSTKNVQLPRRAKQPPEFGVNLFLKKPSTTPETTEEDTDFREGGSIVANEEEEEEKENTIVLWESDEIEAISSLFQGRIPQKPGKLERKRPLPLPVPYKLRPLGLPTPKRLVKLAAPAVASSRASMAKKVYKSPSFLVGLAREINKLKPDKDVSIVLGKWVQFLRKGSLSMTIRELGHMGLPERALQTFNWAQKQHHLYPDDWILASMVEVLARNHELKIPFNIEKFTALASRGVLEAMIKGFIKGGNLKLALEVLLVARRDKRMLDPSIYAKLILELGKNPDRHKYVESLLDELGERDELNLSQQDCTAIMKVCNKIGKFELVESLFSWFIQSSSEPNVVMFSCLIHSRYTQKKYREALAVVWEMEASNCLFDLPSYRVVIKLFVALNDLPRAVRYFSKLKEAGFSPTYGIYKDLLGIYMASGRMAKCKDICKEAEEAGFKLDKYLASPDLLNQKQ, from the coding sequence ATGGCCTACGCggtgtcatttcctggtgttcaTTTTGTTCCATTGGGAAGAATTCTGTGCAGACATGACAGATTCATTTTAGCTGCACATTCAAATAGGAGAAGATCAACAAAGAATGTCCAGCTTCCACGACGTGCCAAGCAACCTCCAGAGTTTGGCGTTAATCTGTTCTTGAAGAAGCCTAGCACCACCCCTGAAACAACTGAGGAAGATACTGATTTCCGTGAAGGAGGATCTATTGTTGCCaacgaagaggaagaagaggaaaaagaaaatactattgTTCTTTGGGAATCTGATGAGATTGAAGCCATCTCTTCCTTGTTTCAAGGGAGAATCCCACAGAAGCCTGGAAAATTAGAACGGAAAAGACCTCTTCCACTTCCAGTTCCCTACAAGCTTCGACCTTTGGGACTACCTACACCAAAACGGCTAGTGAAATTAGCAGCACCAGCAGTAGCTTCATCCCGTGCTTCTATGGCTAAGAAAGTGTATAAGAGCCCAAGTTTCCTAGTTGGGTTAGCAAGAGAGATCAATAAGCTTAAACCAGACAAAGATGTATCTATAGTTCTTGGAAAATGGGTGCAGTTCCTAAGGAAGGGATCCTTATCAATGACAATACGGGAATTAGGTCATATGGGGCTCCCTGAGAGAGCTTTGCAGACATTCAATTGGGCACAAAAGCAACATCATCTCTACCCAGATGATTGGATTCTGGCCTCAATGGTTGAAGTTTTGGCCAGGAACCATGAGTTGAAGATTCCATTCAACATCGAAAAGTTCACTGCTTTGGCAAGTCGTGGTGTTTTGGAGGCAATGATAAAGGGTTTCATTAAAGGCGGAAACCTTAAGCTTGCATTGGAGGTTCTTTTAGTTGCAAGAAGGGACAAAAGAATGTTGGATCCAAGCATTTATGCGAAACTGATATTAGAACTTGGAAAGAACCCTGATAGACACAAGTATGTAGAGTCATTATTAGATGAACTTGGAGAAAGAGACGAATTGAATCTAAGCCAGCAAGATTGTACAGCTATAATGAAAGTGTGCAATAAGATAGGGAAATTTGAATTAGTCGAGAGCCTGTTTAGCTGGTTCATACAGTCCAGTTCCGAACCAAATGTTGTCATGTTCAGTTGTTTGATTCACAGCCGCTACACGCAGAAGAAATACAGGGAGGCATTGGCTGTAGTTTGGGAAATGGAGGCTTCAAACTGCCTCTTTGATCTTCCGTCTTATCGTGTGGTGATAAAGCTGTTTGTTGCTTTGAATGATCTACCTAGAGCTGTGAGATATTTTTCAAAGCTTAAAGAAGCAGGATTTTCTCCCACTTATGGCATATACAAGGACTTGCTTGGAATCTACATGGCCTCCGGAAGAATGGCAAAGTGCAAGGATATCTGCAAGGAGGCAGAGGAAGCAGGATTCAAGCTGGATAAATATTTGGCCTCACCCGATTTGTTGAATCAAAAGCAATAG
- the LOC112796749 gene encoding protein WVD2-like 7 isoform X1 yields MIDDMAGEVEESFSINFQANSIHSGSISFGRFETEPLSWERRSSFSHNRYLEEVEKCSKPGLVTQKKAYFEAHCKEKGLFGFIPSGGHDKSDRANCENKGSEGMSNHEGFDSNDDVHYVQYDEMSREDFDSNENTYSVQIEKNFQEPNEDDFYIQFDQRFQEDFGADVASNYVEIEERSQEEFVHKHNGSDYHGDYEMITCEREYVIRECPIVSVSSLQTESPMNSSNYLEDFTHKDITLDEACRFENETRNILLVSYEGVTEAKKDDETANDDEFSRSTSMTVNEPAHGVDRAILHDPVNPSPKETKTKPSLNFEVKNIQVRKSSSSRSSKDPAKYHGRESPRRTTMGKNSSKPATPTTRSLSRTTKEVSKVLESLIHERKSDKVSRVKKDAESQATVLKTNSKGIQEAERSNRTFNTTKSDGKPKAAAFNFKCSERAERRKEFYLKLEEKLHAKEAEMNQIQAISQEKKEADIKKLRKSLTFKATPMPSFYRTNSPSQSQGNKAVSSNTRSSKAQNQPKCSGSEAAVSLPSKSKTRSDQSSCEYVTSNERYSILVEECSQTNVSKASRTISPAPSTSQSCGPNPATNNRLSGEKEQAKVTLQKHRVSESSKGAKRQDNEGKDSDQTQKTSKHRFEIMRNSSSRGGNLTVRVAS; encoded by the exons ATGATTGATGATATGGCTGGGGAGGTTGAAGAATCATTTAGCATTAACTTTCAG GCCAATTCTATACATTCGGGGTCGATCTCATTCGGCAGATTTGAAACAGAACctttatcttgggaaagaaggtCTTCTTTCTCTCACAATAGGTACTTAGAAGAGGTTGAGAAATGTTCAAAACCAGGTTTAGTCACTCAGAAAAAAGCATATTTCGAAGCTCATTGCAAGGAGAAGGGCCTTTTTGGATTTATTCCGTCCGGTGGTCATGATAAATCGGATAGAGCAAACTGCGAAAACAAAGGCTCAGAGGGAATGAGCAACCATGAAGGTTTTGATTCAAATGATGATGTCCATTATGTTCAATATGATGAAATGTCACGAGAGGATTTCGATTCGAATGAAAATACATATTCTGTTCAGATAGAAAAGAATTTCCAAGAGCCAAATGAAGATGACTTCTATATTCAATTTGATCAAAGATTCCAAGAAGATTTCGGAGCAGATGTAGCAAGCAACTATGTTGAAATAGAAGAAAGATCCCAAGAGGAGTTTGTGCATAAACACAATGGTTCAGATTACCATGGAGATTATGAAATGATTACATGTGAAAGAGAATATGTCATCAGAGAATGTCCAATTGTTTCAGTTTCAAGTTTGCAGACAGAATCTCCTATGAACAGTTCAAATTATTTGGAAGATTTCACTCATAAAGATATTACTTTGGATGAAGCTTGTCGATTTGAAAATGAAACAAGAAATATACTCTTAGTCAGTTATGAGGGGGTTACTGAAGCGAAGAAAGACGATGAAACTGCAAATGATGATGAATTTTCAAGAAGCACCAGTATGACTGTGAATGAACCAGCTCATGGTGTTGATAGAGCAATTTTGCATGATCCTGTGAATCCTTCTCCGAAG GAAACAAAGACCAAGCCTAGTCTGAATTTTGAAGTGAAAAATATTCAAGTGCGCAAAAGCAGTTCTTCAAGATCATCAAAGGACCCTGCAAAATATCATGGTAGAGAGAGTCCAAGGAGAACAACTATGGGAAAGAATTCCTCTAAACCTGCAACTCCAACTACTCGATCATTGAGCAGAACCACCAAAGAG GTTTCTAAAGTTCTGGAAAGCCTAATTCATGAAAGAAAAAG TGATAAAGTATCAAGGGTTAAAAAGGATGCAGAATCCCAAGCTACTGTGCTAAAAACCAATTCCAAAGGAATTCAAGAAGCAGAGAG GTCAAATCGAACTTTCAATACAACAAAGTCTGATGGTAAGCCTAAGGCTGCAGCTTTCAACTTTAAATGTAGTGAACGAGCGGAACGGAGAAAAGAG TTCTACTTGAAGTTGGAAGAAAAATTGCATGCCAAGGAAGCTGAGATGAATCAAATACAAGCAATATCACAG GAGAAGAAAGAAGCTGACATTAAGAAACTCCGGAAGAGCCTTACCTTTAAAGCAACACCAATGCCTTCATTTTATCGCACGAATTCGCCTTCACAATCACAGGGTAATAAG GCTGTGTCAAGTAACACCAGAAGTAGCAAAGCACAGAATCAACCAAAATGTTCAGGGAGTGAAGCAGCTGTATCATTACCTTCAAAATCGAAGACCAGAAGTGATCAATCTTCTTGTGAATATGTAACATCAAACGAACGATATAGTATTTTGGTCGAAGAGTGCAGTCAGACAAATGTGTCTAAAGCCAGTCGAACAATTTCTCCTGCTCCATCAACCAGCCAGAGCTGCGGCCCCAATCCTGCAACAAATAATCGCCTTTCTGGAGAGAAAGAACAAGCGAAGGTTACACTGCAAAAACATAGAGTATCGGAGAGTAGTAAAGGAGCAAAAAGACAAGACAATGAAGGAAAAGACAGTGATCAAACTCAAAAAACATCAAAACACAGATTTGAGATCATGAGAAACAGTTCTTCTAGAGGTGGTAATCTCACTGTACGTGTTGCTTCCTGA
- the LOC112796749 gene encoding protein WVD2-like 7 isoform X2: MIDDMAGEVEESFSINFQANSIHSGSISFGRFETEPLSWERRSSFSHNRYLEEVEKCSKPGLVTQKKAYFEAHCKEKGLFGFIPSGGHDKSDRANCENKGSEGMSNHEGFDSNDDVHYVQYDEMSREDFDSNENTYSVQIEKNFQEPNEDDFYIQFDQRFQEDFGADVASNYVEIEERSQEEFVHKHNGSDYHGDYEMITCEREYVIRECPIVSVSSLQTESPMNSSNYLEDFTHKDITLDEACRFENETRNILLVSYEGVTEAKKDDETANDDEFSRSTSMTVNEPAHGVDRAILHDPVNPSPKETKTKPSLNFEVKNIQVRKSSSSRSSKDPAKYHGRESPRRTTMGKNSSKPATPTTRSLSRTTKEVSKVLESLIHERKSDKVSRVKKDAESQATVLKTNSKGIQEAERSNRTFNTTKSDGKPKAAAFNFKCSERAERRKEFYLKLEEKLHAKEAEMNQIQAISQEKKEADIKKLRKSLTFKATPMPSFYRTNSPSQSQGCVK, from the exons ATGATTGATGATATGGCTGGGGAGGTTGAAGAATCATTTAGCATTAACTTTCAG GCCAATTCTATACATTCGGGGTCGATCTCATTCGGCAGATTTGAAACAGAACctttatcttgggaaagaaggtCTTCTTTCTCTCACAATAGGTACTTAGAAGAGGTTGAGAAATGTTCAAAACCAGGTTTAGTCACTCAGAAAAAAGCATATTTCGAAGCTCATTGCAAGGAGAAGGGCCTTTTTGGATTTATTCCGTCCGGTGGTCATGATAAATCGGATAGAGCAAACTGCGAAAACAAAGGCTCAGAGGGAATGAGCAACCATGAAGGTTTTGATTCAAATGATGATGTCCATTATGTTCAATATGATGAAATGTCACGAGAGGATTTCGATTCGAATGAAAATACATATTCTGTTCAGATAGAAAAGAATTTCCAAGAGCCAAATGAAGATGACTTCTATATTCAATTTGATCAAAGATTCCAAGAAGATTTCGGAGCAGATGTAGCAAGCAACTATGTTGAAATAGAAGAAAGATCCCAAGAGGAGTTTGTGCATAAACACAATGGTTCAGATTACCATGGAGATTATGAAATGATTACATGTGAAAGAGAATATGTCATCAGAGAATGTCCAATTGTTTCAGTTTCAAGTTTGCAGACAGAATCTCCTATGAACAGTTCAAATTATTTGGAAGATTTCACTCATAAAGATATTACTTTGGATGAAGCTTGTCGATTTGAAAATGAAACAAGAAATATACTCTTAGTCAGTTATGAGGGGGTTACTGAAGCGAAGAAAGACGATGAAACTGCAAATGATGATGAATTTTCAAGAAGCACCAGTATGACTGTGAATGAACCAGCTCATGGTGTTGATAGAGCAATTTTGCATGATCCTGTGAATCCTTCTCCGAAG GAAACAAAGACCAAGCCTAGTCTGAATTTTGAAGTGAAAAATATTCAAGTGCGCAAAAGCAGTTCTTCAAGATCATCAAAGGACCCTGCAAAATATCATGGTAGAGAGAGTCCAAGGAGAACAACTATGGGAAAGAATTCCTCTAAACCTGCAACTCCAACTACTCGATCATTGAGCAGAACCACCAAAGAG GTTTCTAAAGTTCTGGAAAGCCTAATTCATGAAAGAAAAAG TGATAAAGTATCAAGGGTTAAAAAGGATGCAGAATCCCAAGCTACTGTGCTAAAAACCAATTCCAAAGGAATTCAAGAAGCAGAGAG GTCAAATCGAACTTTCAATACAACAAAGTCTGATGGTAAGCCTAAGGCTGCAGCTTTCAACTTTAAATGTAGTGAACGAGCGGAACGGAGAAAAGAG TTCTACTTGAAGTTGGAAGAAAAATTGCATGCCAAGGAAGCTGAGATGAATCAAATACAAGCAATATCACAG GAGAAGAAAGAAGCTGACATTAAGAAACTCCGGAAGAGCCTTACCTTTAAAGCAACACCAATGCCTTCATTTTATCGCACGAATTCGCCTTCACAATCACAGG GCTGTGTCAAGTAA